One region of Citrus sinensis cultivar Valencia sweet orange chromosome 6, DVS_A1.0, whole genome shotgun sequence genomic DNA includes:
- the LOC102607747 gene encoding uncharacterized protein LOC102607747 isoform X2, with the protein MAVKLHNHHSLVSSRSSNPWFSRNSVKSHICCRRVVALDCGNSTKRYLLRIAMLENGKNNQLVSYWKNFGNFCKSRRNGHLLLHASSDDGVTVNGSPQASTSSDVEEMRVKLNQSLQGNDYNDGLVQSLHDAARVFELAIKEKGSVSKLSWLSTAWLGVDRNAWIKTLSYQASAYSLLQAACEISSCGDGRDRDVYVFVQRSLLRQSAPLESLIRDKLSAKLPEGYEWFWSEQVPAVVTSFINYFERDQRFTAATAVSGKGMSLGSGSSSDTSLLMLALTCIAAITKLGPAKVSCSQFSSMISDITGRLMDTLVDLVPISQAYYSIKDIGLHREFLAHFGPRASACRVKNDRDSEEVIFWVDLVQKQLQRAIDREKIWSRLTTSESIEVLERDLAIFGFFIALGRSTQSFLSRNGFDVVDDPIESLIRYLIGGSVLYYPQLSSISSYQLYVEVVCEELDWLLFYPGSTGMPKQSHGHKSKREDPPNAEAIPQVLDVCSHWMQSFIKHSKWLENPSNVKAAKFLSKGYDKLMYCMKEMGIARNGMIESAESVTYSRTEIDSDSFDKALESVEEALIRLEKLLQALHVSSSNSGKEQLKAACSDLEKIRKLKKEAEFLEASVRAKAASLQQGGDDSDSGSSIGEKQWYLKGSKSRIADVVQDRPNEVVCKSRGLFGFFTRPSIRKPKPQESEYCEQTGSNIGIANSESNEIHRFELLRNELMELEKRVQRSADQSENGEDIKVMDERANFSESRGTQLVQVQKTENIIGKSIDKLKETSMVLNFLLFSSGRGIFKVKRGTTGLPQFWFCYVVA; encoded by the exons ATGGCCGTCAAGTTACATAATCATCATAGTCTCGTATCTTCAAG gTCATCAAATCCATGGTTTTCACGAAATTCAGTCAAAAGCCATATTTGTTGCAGAAGAGTAGTTGCATTGGATTGTGGCAATTCGACGAAGAGATATCTTTTGAGAATAGCAATGCTAGAGAATGGAAAGAACAACCAGCTGGTGAGTTATTGGAAAAACTTTGGAAACTTTTGTAAATCAAGAAGGAACGGACATCTCTTACTACATGCTTCTTCCGATGATGGTGTGACTGTCAATGGCAGTCCTCAAGCAAGTACCAGCAGCGATGTTGAGGAGATGAGGGTCAAACTAAACCAGTCATTGCAGGGAAATGATTATAATGATGGACTTGTTCAGTCTTTGCATGACGCAGCTAGGGTCTTTGAGCTGGCTATTAAAGAAAAGGGCTCAGTGTCTAAATTGTCTTGGCTTTCAACAGCTTGGCTTGGTGTGGATAGGAATGCATGGATAAAAACACTCTCTTATCAG gCTTCTGCATATTCCTTATTGCAAGCTGCATGTGAGATTTCATCCTGTGGTGATGGAAGAGACAGGGATGTATATGTTTTTGTCCAAAGGAG CCTATTACGACAGTCTGCTCCTCTAGAGAGCTTAATTAGGGATAAATTATCAGCCAAGCTACCTGAAGGTTATGAATGGTTTTGGTCTGAGCAAGTTCCAGCTGTTGTGACAtcctttataaattattttgaaagggACCAGCGGTTCACTGCTGCCACTGCTGT GAGTGGGAAAGGTATGTCCTTGGGATCAGGAAGCAGTAGCGATACATCACTCCTCATGCTTGCATTGACTTGCATTGCCGCAATAACAAAACTTGGTCCAGCAAAAGTCTCTTGCTCTCAGTTCTCTTCCATGATTTCTGACATAACTGGTAGATTGATGGACACACTGGTTGATCTCGTTCCTATATCCCAAGCTTATTATTCTATAAAGGATATTGGTCTGCACAGAGAATTTCTTGCCCATTTTGGCCCTAGAGCTTCGGCATGTAGAGTGAAAAATGATCGGGACTCAGAAGAGGTAATTTTCTGGGTGGATCTTGTACAGAAGCAGCTGCAGCGAGCTATAGATAGGGAGAAAATATGGTCAAGACTAACGACTTCTGAAAGCATTGAG GTTTTGGAGAGAGATTTGGCAATATTTGGATTCTTTATTGCCTTAGGCAGAAGTACACAGTCCTTTCTGTCAAGAAATGGATTTGATGTCGTTGATGACCCCATTGAAAGCCTCATCAG ATACCTAATTGGAGGCAGTGTATTGTACTATCCTCAGCTTTCATCAATAAGTTCTTATCAATTGTATGTGGAG GTAGTATGTGAAGAGCTGGATTGGCTTCTCTTTTATCCAGGCAGCACTGGAATGCCAAAACAGTCCCACGGCCACAAAAGTAAACGAGAAGATCCTCCTAATGCTGAGGCTATTCCCCAAGTATTAGATGTTTGTTCACATTGGATGCAGAGCTTTATTAAACATAGCAAGTGGCTGGAGAACCCCTCAAATGTTAAGGCGGCAAAATTTCTGTCTAAGGG GTATGACAAGTTGATGTACTGTATGAAAGAGATGGGTATAGCAAG AAATGGGATGATAGAGAGTGCTGAATCTGTAACTTATTCGCGAACTGAGATAGACTCAGATTCTTTTGACAAG GCATTGGAGAGTGTCGAAGAAGCTTTGATAAGACTGGAAAAATTGCTTCAAGCATTGCATGTGTCAAGCTCTAATTCTGGAAAGGAGCAATTGAAAGCTGCTTGTTCTGACCTTGAGAAAATAAGGAAACTTAAGAAAGAGGCTGAATTCCTTGAGGCATCTGTCAGAGCAAAAGCAGCTTCTCTTCAGCAg GGAGGTGACGACAGTGATTCAGGTTCTTCTATTGGTGAGAAGCAATGGTACTTGAAAGGCAGTAAGAGTAGAATTGCTGATGTTGTTCAAGATAGGCCCAATGA gGTTGTCTGTAAATCTCGTGGATTGTTTGGCTTCTTCACACGCCCTTCAATTAGGAAGCCTAAGCCTCAG GAAAGTGAATACTGTGAGCAGACTGGTTCAAATATAGGTATTGCAAACTCGGAGTCAAATGAAATTCACCGTTTTGAACTTCTGAGAAATGAGCTGATGGAGCTTGAAAAACGGGTTCAAAGAAGTGCTGATCAATCAGAGAATGGGGAG GATATCAAGGTTATGGATGAACGTGCTAACTTCAGTGAATCTAGAGGCACTCAGTTGGTCCAGGTTCAGAAGACTGAAAATATCATTGGAAAATCCATTGACAAACTAAAAGAAACAAGCATGGTATTGAATTTCTTACTGTTTTCCTCTGGTCGAGGGATATTTAAGGTCAAACGAGGAACAACTGGTTTGCCTCAGTTTTGGTTTTGTTATGTTGTTgcataa
- the LOC102606783 gene encoding B3 domain-containing protein At5g06250 isoform X1 codes for MSINHFSTDLQETPWWQQHPQQLQQSMMETTQNSSNNSSSSATDPQQQQQQLSSWSSPHHHQFYHHHQQHQHHLWLDSYNNNNNNSHHNPTLSFNLNSQHDATEAQPMTNLNSNQEQELEKEPMFEKPLTPSDVGKLNRLVIPKQHAEKYFPLGGGGADLGSSSSDKGLLLSFEDESGKCWRFRYSYWNSSQSYVLTKGWSRYVKEKRLDAGDVILFERHRTDSERLFIGWRRRGATSVAQVAQAGGAAAGGCGWPRGLYPNHPYPVDVAHGHGVSVPLYQHAGSGVQSQTTSVGNSRTLRLFGVNLECQVDDKSEGSESQAEAHGHQQFNYSVEAYDSNSTNRHNHVVGQFNCLCYRHGVIANKIMSN; via the exons ATGTCAATAAATCACTTCTCCACAGACTTACAAGAAACGCCCTGGTGGCAGCAGCACCCGCAGCAGCTGCAACAATCCATGATGGAAACAACACAAAACAGCTCCaacaattcttcttcttcagcaACAGACCCccaacaacaacagcaacaacttTCTTCTTGGTCTTcccctcatcatcatcagttcTATCACCACCACCAACAGCATCAACACCATCTTTGGCTCGactcttataataataacaacaacaattctCATCACAACCCAACTCTCAGCTTTAATCTCAACAGCCAACACGACGCCACCGAAGCACAACCAATGACAAACTTAAACTCAAACCAAGAACAAGAGCTTGAAAAAGAACCCATGTTCGAGAAACCCTTGACTCCAAGCGATGTCGGAAAACTCAACCGCCTGGTAATTCCCAAACAACACGCGGAGAAATATTTCCCGCTCGGTGGTGGTGGAGCCGACTTgggatcatcatcatcagacAAAGGCTTGTTGCTCAGTTTCGAGGACGAGTCGGGCAAGTGCTGGAGATTCCGCTACTCGTACTGGAACAGTAGCCAGAGCTACGTGCTGACGAAAGGCTGGAGCAGGTACGTGAAGGAGAAGAGACTAGATGCTGGCGACGTAATTCTATTCGAACGACACCGTACGGATAGCGAAAGGTTGTTTATTGGGTGGAGGCGACGTGGCGCTACGTCGGTGGCACAGGTTGCACAGGCCGGCGGTGCTGCTGCCGGTGGCTGTGGATGGCCTAGAGGGTTGTATCCAAATCACCCTTATCCTGTAGATGTTGCTCACGGCCACGGCGTTTCTGTGCCGTTATATCAACATGCAG GGTCGGGGGTACAGAGCCAAACGACGTCGGTTGGGAACTCGAGGACTTTGAGGTTATTTGGGGTGAACCTCGAGTGCCAGGTTGATGATAAGTCGGAGGGATCGGAAAGTCAAGCTGAAGCTCATGGCCACCAGCAGTTTAATTACTCAGTGGAGGCTTATGATTCTAATTCTACAAACCGTCACAATCACGTGGTAGGCCAATTCAACTGTTTGTGTTATCGCCATGGTGTCATtgctaataaaataatgtctAATTAG
- the LOC102629019 gene encoding protein trichome birefringence-like 9, with translation MDLSSPSNQSSTSKWNLFLFPITFKRIFVYAITIFLLMFVSFYVIFNLTMSSFNAQFLFRFGFLSQILPSNQETPLQVCDYSYGKWVRDESYPLRSYSESCPFLDPGFRCRQNGRKDDEYLKWRWQPHSCDLPRFNATDLLERSRNGRIVYAGDSIGRNQWESLICMLARAVPNQSDIYEEKGKPITKHKGFLSMRFREYNLTVEYYRAPFLVVIGRPPQNSPHKIRTTVRVDELHWFSEKWVGADVLIFNAGHWWNADKTVKMGCYFQEGGQVNMSMNVMEAFQRSLQTVRSWVIKNLDPERSHTFFRSYSPVHFRNGTWNKGGLCDKEREPETNYSRLEDEPANNQLISKVIKQMKNESRKVQFLNITYLTEFRKDSHPSLHRESGTAADAPQDCSHWCLPGVPDTWNELLYAYLLNMGFKKK, from the exons aTGGATCTTTCTTCGCCCTCTAATCAATCAAGCACATCCAAATGGaatcttttcttatttccAATCACTTTTAAGAGAATATTTGTATATgcaataactatttttttacttatgtTTGTAtctttttatgttatattcaATCTTACAATGAGTTCTTTCAACGCTCAGTTTCTCTTTCGTTTCGGTTTCTTGTCTCAAATCTTGCCAAGCAACCAAGAAACGCCTTTACAAGTTTGTGATTACTCTTATGGCAAATGGGTTCGTGACGAAAGCTACCCACTTCGATCATACAGCGAGAGCTGCCCGTTTCTTGATCCCGGCTTTCGTTGTCGACAAAATGGTCGAAAAGATGATGAGTATCTCAAATGGCGATGGCAACCCCACAGCTGTGATCTTCCAAG ATTCAATGCTACTGATCTTTTGGAAAGGAGTCGAAATGGACGTATAGTATACGCTGGGGATTCTATAGGGAGAAACCAATGGGAATCTCTGATATGCATGCTTGCACGGGCTGTTCCTAACCAGTCTGATATatatgaagaaaaaggaaagccAATAACCAAGCACAAGGGCTTTCTCTCCATGCGGTTTCGTGAATACAATCTCACCGTTGAATATTACAGAGCACCTTTCCTCGTGGTCATAGGCCGTCCACCGCAGAACTCACCGCATAAGATCCGAACAACTGTTCGGGTTGACGAGTTGCATTGGTTTTCCGAAAAATGGGTTGGAGCTGATGTTCTGATTTTCAATGCCGGCCATTGGTGGAATGCAGATAAAACTGTTAAGAT GGGCTGTTATTTCCAGGAGGGAGGGCAAGTGAATATGAGCATGAATGTGATGGAAGCATTTCAAAGGTCTCTGCAAACAGTGAGGTCATGGGTGATTAAGAACTTGGATCCAGAAAGAAGTCACACTTTCTTTCGTAGCTACTCCCCAGTGCATTTCAG GAATGGCACATGGAATAAAGGGGGCTTGTGCGATAAAGAGAGAGAACCAGAAACAAATTACTCGCGGCTGGAAGATGAGCCCGCAAACAAtcaactcatctcaaaagtaATTAAGCAGATGAAAAATGAGAGCAGAAAGGTTCAGTTCTTAAATATTACATATCTGACGGAGTTCAGGAAAGATAGCCACCCCTCACTCCACCGAGAGTCGGGGACTGCAGCTGATGCTCCCCAAGACTGCAGCCATTGGTGCCTACCTGGAGTGCCAGACACATGGAATGAACTTCTCTATGCTTACCTATTAAATATGGGATTCAAAAAAAAGTGA
- the LOC102607072 gene encoding uncharacterized protein LOC102607072 → MKVKVVCRKVYDYIRYDLKEIAFPSSLPDPPHIKKRCKLTWHERWLVLKEASRLYGASWVRDIGPDLRPNDYKKDNDDVNAREDANQPTADKPKEPSVLEDLAVAARGGMETLRPALQRVYMTRASAYRDGLKSFIEGYQEGIQQVMEKKDGSKTQAQQEGNDPKNSTSV, encoded by the exons ATGAAGGTAAAAGTAGTCTGTCGGAAGGTGTACGATTACATTCGATACGACTTAAAAGAAATTGCATTTCCATCGTCGCTTCCCGATCCTCCTCACATCAAAAAACGCTGCAAACTGACTTGGCACGAGCGTTGGCTA GTGTTGAAGGAGGCATCGAGGCTTTATGGGGCAAGCTGGGTGAGGGATATTGGTCCGGATCTTCGGCCGAATGATTATAAGAAGGATAATGACGATGTGAATGCGAGAGAAGATGCCAATCAACCAACTGCTGATAAACCCAAGGAACCCTCCGTGCTTGAAGATCTTG cgGTGGCTGCGAGAGGGGGAATGGAGACCTTAAGGCCTGCTCTGCAGCGAGTCTACATGACTAGAGCTTCTGCTTATAGAGACGGTCTCAAAAGCTTTATTGAAGGATATCAAGAAGGGATCCAGCAAGTCATGGAGAAGAAGGACGGTTCTAAGACTCAGGCTCAGCAAGAAGGCAATGACCCGAAAAACTCTACTAGTGTCTAG
- the LOC102606783 gene encoding B3 domain-containing protein At2g36080 isoform X2: protein MSINHFSTDLQETPWWQQHPQQLQQSMMETTQNSSNNSSSSATDPQQQQQQLSSWSSPHHHQFYHHHQQHQHHLWLDSYNNNNNNSHHNPTLSFNLNSQHDATEAQPMTNLNSNQEQELEKEPMFEKPLTPSDVGKLNRLVIPKQHAEKYFPLGGGGADLGSSSSDKGLLLSFEDESGKCWRFRYSYWNSSQSYVLTKGWSRYVKEKRLDAGDVILFERHRTDSERLFIGWRRRGATSVAQVAQAGGAAAGGCGWPRGLYPNHPYPVDVAHGHGVSVPLYQHAGSGVQSQTTSVGNSRTLRLFGVNLECQVDDKSEGSESQAEAHGHQQFNYSVEAYDSNSTNRHNHVDITLSQEDVNQMMRNRQG from the exons ATGTCAATAAATCACTTCTCCACAGACTTACAAGAAACGCCCTGGTGGCAGCAGCACCCGCAGCAGCTGCAACAATCCATGATGGAAACAACACAAAACAGCTCCaacaattcttcttcttcagcaACAGACCCccaacaacaacagcaacaacttTCTTCTTGGTCTTcccctcatcatcatcagttcTATCACCACCACCAACAGCATCAACACCATCTTTGGCTCGactcttataataataacaacaacaattctCATCACAACCCAACTCTCAGCTTTAATCTCAACAGCCAACACGACGCCACCGAAGCACAACCAATGACAAACTTAAACTCAAACCAAGAACAAGAGCTTGAAAAAGAACCCATGTTCGAGAAACCCTTGACTCCAAGCGATGTCGGAAAACTCAACCGCCTGGTAATTCCCAAACAACACGCGGAGAAATATTTCCCGCTCGGTGGTGGTGGAGCCGACTTgggatcatcatcatcagacAAAGGCTTGTTGCTCAGTTTCGAGGACGAGTCGGGCAAGTGCTGGAGATTCCGCTACTCGTACTGGAACAGTAGCCAGAGCTACGTGCTGACGAAAGGCTGGAGCAGGTACGTGAAGGAGAAGAGACTAGATGCTGGCGACGTAATTCTATTCGAACGACACCGTACGGATAGCGAAAGGTTGTTTATTGGGTGGAGGCGACGTGGCGCTACGTCGGTGGCACAGGTTGCACAGGCCGGCGGTGCTGCTGCCGGTGGCTGTGGATGGCCTAGAGGGTTGTATCCAAATCACCCTTATCCTGTAGATGTTGCTCACGGCCACGGCGTTTCTGTGCCGTTATATCAACATGCAG GGTCGGGGGTACAGAGCCAAACGACGTCGGTTGGGAACTCGAGGACTTTGAGGTTATTTGGGGTGAACCTCGAGTGCCAGGTTGATGATAAGTCGGAGGGATCGGAAAGTCAAGCTGAAGCTCATGGCCACCAGCAGTTTAATTACTCAGTGGAGGCTTATGATTCTAATTCTACAAACCGTCACAATCACGTG GATATCACTCTCTCCCAAGAAGATGTGAACCAGATGATGAGAAATCGCCAAGGATAA
- the LOC102607747 gene encoding uncharacterized protein LOC102607747 isoform X1, whose protein sequence is MAVKLHNHHSLVSSRSSNPWFSRNSVKSHICCRRVVALDCGNSTKRYLLRIAMLENGKNNQLVSYWKNFGNFCKSRRNGHLLLHASSDDGVTVNGSPQASTSSDVEEMRVKLNQSLQGNDYNDGLVQSLHDAARVFELAIKEKGSVSKLSWLSTAWLGVDRNAWIKTLSYQASAYSLLQAACEISSCGDGRDRDVYVFVQRSLLRQSAPLESLIRDKLSAKLPEGYEWFWSEQVPAVVTSFINYFERDQRFTAATAVSGKGMSLGSGSSSDTSLLMLALTCIAAITKLGPAKVSCSQFSSMISDITGRLMDTLVDLVPISQAYYSIKDIGLHREFLAHFGPRASACRVKNDRDSEEVIFWVDLVQKQLQRAIDREKIWSRLTTSESIEVLERDLAIFGFFIALGRSTQSFLSRNGFDVVDDPIESLIRYLIGGSVLYYPQLSSISSYQLYVEVVCEELDWLLFYPGSTGMPKQSHGHKSKREDPPNAEAIPQVLDVCSHWMQSFIKHSKWLENPSNVKAAKFLSKGYDKLMYCMKEMGIARNGMIESAESVTYSRTEIDSDSFDKALESVEEALIRLEKLLQALHVSSSNSGKEQLKAACSDLEKIRKLKKEAEFLEASVRAKAASLQQGGDDSDSGSSIGEKQWYLKGSKSRIADVVQDRPNEVVCKSRGLFGFFTRPSIRKPKPQESEYCEQTGSNIGIANSESNEIHRFELLRNELMELEKRVQRSADQSENGEDIKVMDERANFSESRGTQLVQVQKTENIIGKSIDKLKETSMDVWQGTQLLAVDVGAAMELLRRALVGDELTQKEKQALQRTLTDLASVVPIGVLMLLPVTAVGHAAMLAAIQRYVPGLIPSTYGPERLDLLRQLEKVKEMESSEVDPDENAGLDPDELT, encoded by the exons ATGGCCGTCAAGTTACATAATCATCATAGTCTCGTATCTTCAAG gTCATCAAATCCATGGTTTTCACGAAATTCAGTCAAAAGCCATATTTGTTGCAGAAGAGTAGTTGCATTGGATTGTGGCAATTCGACGAAGAGATATCTTTTGAGAATAGCAATGCTAGAGAATGGAAAGAACAACCAGCTGGTGAGTTATTGGAAAAACTTTGGAAACTTTTGTAAATCAAGAAGGAACGGACATCTCTTACTACATGCTTCTTCCGATGATGGTGTGACTGTCAATGGCAGTCCTCAAGCAAGTACCAGCAGCGATGTTGAGGAGATGAGGGTCAAACTAAACCAGTCATTGCAGGGAAATGATTATAATGATGGACTTGTTCAGTCTTTGCATGACGCAGCTAGGGTCTTTGAGCTGGCTATTAAAGAAAAGGGCTCAGTGTCTAAATTGTCTTGGCTTTCAACAGCTTGGCTTGGTGTGGATAGGAATGCATGGATAAAAACACTCTCTTATCAG gCTTCTGCATATTCCTTATTGCAAGCTGCATGTGAGATTTCATCCTGTGGTGATGGAAGAGACAGGGATGTATATGTTTTTGTCCAAAGGAG CCTATTACGACAGTCTGCTCCTCTAGAGAGCTTAATTAGGGATAAATTATCAGCCAAGCTACCTGAAGGTTATGAATGGTTTTGGTCTGAGCAAGTTCCAGCTGTTGTGACAtcctttataaattattttgaaagggACCAGCGGTTCACTGCTGCCACTGCTGT GAGTGGGAAAGGTATGTCCTTGGGATCAGGAAGCAGTAGCGATACATCACTCCTCATGCTTGCATTGACTTGCATTGCCGCAATAACAAAACTTGGTCCAGCAAAAGTCTCTTGCTCTCAGTTCTCTTCCATGATTTCTGACATAACTGGTAGATTGATGGACACACTGGTTGATCTCGTTCCTATATCCCAAGCTTATTATTCTATAAAGGATATTGGTCTGCACAGAGAATTTCTTGCCCATTTTGGCCCTAGAGCTTCGGCATGTAGAGTGAAAAATGATCGGGACTCAGAAGAGGTAATTTTCTGGGTGGATCTTGTACAGAAGCAGCTGCAGCGAGCTATAGATAGGGAGAAAATATGGTCAAGACTAACGACTTCTGAAAGCATTGAG GTTTTGGAGAGAGATTTGGCAATATTTGGATTCTTTATTGCCTTAGGCAGAAGTACACAGTCCTTTCTGTCAAGAAATGGATTTGATGTCGTTGATGACCCCATTGAAAGCCTCATCAG ATACCTAATTGGAGGCAGTGTATTGTACTATCCTCAGCTTTCATCAATAAGTTCTTATCAATTGTATGTGGAG GTAGTATGTGAAGAGCTGGATTGGCTTCTCTTTTATCCAGGCAGCACTGGAATGCCAAAACAGTCCCACGGCCACAAAAGTAAACGAGAAGATCCTCCTAATGCTGAGGCTATTCCCCAAGTATTAGATGTTTGTTCACATTGGATGCAGAGCTTTATTAAACATAGCAAGTGGCTGGAGAACCCCTCAAATGTTAAGGCGGCAAAATTTCTGTCTAAGGG GTATGACAAGTTGATGTACTGTATGAAAGAGATGGGTATAGCAAG AAATGGGATGATAGAGAGTGCTGAATCTGTAACTTATTCGCGAACTGAGATAGACTCAGATTCTTTTGACAAG GCATTGGAGAGTGTCGAAGAAGCTTTGATAAGACTGGAAAAATTGCTTCAAGCATTGCATGTGTCAAGCTCTAATTCTGGAAAGGAGCAATTGAAAGCTGCTTGTTCTGACCTTGAGAAAATAAGGAAACTTAAGAAAGAGGCTGAATTCCTTGAGGCATCTGTCAGAGCAAAAGCAGCTTCTCTTCAGCAg GGAGGTGACGACAGTGATTCAGGTTCTTCTATTGGTGAGAAGCAATGGTACTTGAAAGGCAGTAAGAGTAGAATTGCTGATGTTGTTCAAGATAGGCCCAATGA gGTTGTCTGTAAATCTCGTGGATTGTTTGGCTTCTTCACACGCCCTTCAATTAGGAAGCCTAAGCCTCAG GAAAGTGAATACTGTGAGCAGACTGGTTCAAATATAGGTATTGCAAACTCGGAGTCAAATGAAATTCACCGTTTTGAACTTCTGAGAAATGAGCTGATGGAGCTTGAAAAACGGGTTCAAAGAAGTGCTGATCAATCAGAGAATGGGGAG GATATCAAGGTTATGGATGAACGTGCTAACTTCAGTGAATCTAGAGGCACTCAGTTGGTCCAGGTTCAGAAGACTGAAAATATCATTGGAAAATCCATTGACAAACTAAAAGAAACAAGCATG GATGTCTGGCAAGGAACTCAGCTTCTAGCTGTTGATGTTGGTGCTGCCATGGAGCTGCTTAGGAGGGCCCTGGTAGGAGATGAATTAACTCAGAAGGAAAAGCAAGCGCTCCAGCGAACTCTCACTGACTTGGCATCTGTTGTACCTATTGGCGTCTTAATGCTTCTGCCT GTTACCGCTGTTGGGCATGCAGCCATGTTAGCTGCAATTCAGAGATATGTCCCAGGCTTG ATACCCTCCACATATGGACCAGAAAGGTTGGATCTCTTGAGGCAACTTGAGAAAGTGAAGGAAATGGAAAGTAGCGAAGTGGACCCTGATGAAAATGCCGGATTGGACCCTGATGAACTGACTTGA
- the LOC102608632 gene encoding probable F-box protein At2g36090 produces MQMAPPSFDQNTARISAVHPDIIETHILTRLDGPTLASASCVSSQLHSLASDESLWTTICHSTWPSTNTPRLRHVISSFPYGPRSFFSDSFTNPDQTPASTPSSSPSLNRPSEIISAVDVYYKNKLIFSKVVETETASGWFNCSPFRVDLLDQKDSVPTRISHPDNEDTCRELAEDLTLSWILIDPIGRRAMNLSSYKPVTVQRHWLSGEAHVRFSSVLSGGDRGSSSEFVQCGIVVTCGGSQGGEMHVREVNLQVEDMDGTNLNGKESLVILQRGLEGKRRNVKGREDEGKRKYEDYVEKKRERKEKKLRTEGALDMLCVAFGVFTFFSSGLYLLWR; encoded by the coding sequence ATGCAGATGGCTCCTCCATCGTTCGATCAAAACACCGCCAGAATCTCCGCCGTCCATCCCGACATCATCGAAACTCACATCTTAACTCGCTTAGACGGGCCCACCCTCGCCTCCGCCTCCTGCGTCTCCTCTCAGCTCCACTCCCTCGCTTCCGACGAATCCCTCTGGACGACCATTTGCCACTCCACGTGGCCGTCCACTAACACGCCACGTCTTCGCCACGTGATTTCCTCGTTCCCCTACGGCCCCCGCTCTTTCTTCTCCGACTCCTTCACTAACCCCGACCAGACACCTGCCTCCACGCCATCTTCCTCTCCCAGTCTCAACCGTCCGTCGGAAATAATCTCAGCCGTTGATGTATATTACAAAAACAAGCTCATATTTAGCAAAGTTGTCGAGACGGAGACTGCTAGCGGGTGGTTTAACTGCTCCCCGTTTAGAGTTGACTTACTCGACCAGAAAGACTCTGTGCCGACCCGAATTTCTCACCCGGACAATGAGGACACGTGCCGCGAGCTCGCTGAAGATTTGACGTTGAGTTGGATTTTGATCGACCCGATCGGACGGCGGGCTATGAACTTGTCAAGTTACAAGCCGGTGACCGTGCAGCGTCACTGGCTAAGCGGAGAGGCGCACGTTCGTTTTTCTTCAGTTTTGTCCGGAGGCGACAGGGGATCATCCTCGGAGTTCGTGCAGTGTGGGATTGTGGTCACGTGTGGGGGGTCTCAGGGGGGGGAGATGCACGTGAGGGAGGTGAATTTACAAGTGGAGGACATGGACGGAACGAATTTGAACGGTAAGGAAAGTTTGGTCATTTTGCAGAGGGGGTTGGAGGGCAAAAGGCGAAATGTGAAAGggagggaagatgaaggaaagAGGAAATACGAAGATTATGTAGAAAAGAAGagggaaagaaaagaaaagaagttgaGGACAGAAGGGGCATTAGATATGCTGTGCGTGGCTTTCGGGGTTTTCACGTTTTTTTCTTCAGGCTTATATCTTCTAtggagataa